The following are encoded together in the Actinoplanes sp. N902-109 genome:
- a CDS encoding TetR/AcrR family transcriptional regulator produces the protein MGSVRRDTIAARRAAVAADDREQRRRHIVEAAARAIEEHGTDAGLAAVADQAGLPRPHVYRHFTGRDELDQEVARHAARLLSEWIRPSLSARGTAPQVIAGIVGRVLDWAVDHPNLYRFRARLASPAAVGELGDAVAAYLRAAGFDTRPPAYVLAGIIGLVDGGVIWWLDHPGDLGRAALTEGLAAQVWLLLGEMLRRLGHPLDPATVIAPG, from the coding sequence ATGGGCTCAGTGAGGCGGGACACAATCGCGGCACGCCGGGCCGCGGTCGCGGCCGACGACCGCGAGCAGCGGCGCCGGCACATCGTGGAGGCGGCGGCCCGGGCGATCGAGGAGCACGGCACGGACGCCGGGCTGGCCGCCGTCGCGGATCAGGCGGGGCTGCCCCGCCCGCACGTCTACCGGCACTTCACCGGGCGCGACGAACTGGACCAGGAGGTGGCCCGGCACGCCGCCCGGCTGCTCAGCGAGTGGATCCGCCCGTCGTTGTCGGCGCGCGGCACGGCACCGCAGGTCATCGCCGGCATCGTGGGGCGGGTGCTGGACTGGGCGGTGGACCACCCCAACCTGTACCGCTTCCGGGCCCGGCTGGCGTCACCGGCGGCGGTGGGCGAGCTGGGCGACGCCGTCGCGGCGTACCTGCGGGCGGCCGGGTTCGACACGCGACCACCCGCGTACGTGCTGGCCGGCATCATCGGGCTGGTCGACGGCGGCGTCATCTGGTGGCTGGACCACCCCGGTGACCTGGGCCGGGCGGCGCTGACCGAGGGGCTGGCGGCGCAGGTGTGGCTGCTGCTGGGCGAGATGCTGCGCCGCCTCGGTCACCCGCTCGACCCCGCCACCGTGATCGCGCCGGGCTGA
- a CDS encoding SDR family oxidoreductase — translation MDITHRTVFVIGASSGIGAGLARRFAAAGSTVVTGARTNADVPIDVTDPDSVLRARDTVLADHPDLDTIIISAGIGAPEDLRDPAHFATAGSTIETNLLGTIRAIDAFTPHLLSRGAGTIIPVSSGIGFLPFPLMASYGASKAAVHAYSEALRAQLLGTGVEVAELVPPAVATRIGSSNPHALDLEDFLDEVMDLLRENPTPPEILVRGVLMHRWAERDGTYAGLVEQRSAALATLPGRTAG, via the coding sequence ATGGACATCACCCATCGCACCGTCTTCGTCATCGGCGCCAGCAGCGGCATCGGCGCGGGCCTCGCCCGGCGGTTCGCGGCGGCCGGCAGCACCGTGGTCACCGGCGCCCGCACCAACGCCGACGTGCCGATCGACGTCACCGACCCGGACTCGGTGCTGCGCGCCCGCGACACCGTGCTGGCAGACCACCCGGACCTCGACACGATCATCATCTCGGCCGGCATCGGGGCTCCCGAGGACCTGCGCGACCCGGCGCACTTCGCAACGGCCGGCAGCACCATCGAGACCAACCTGCTCGGCACCATCCGGGCCATCGATGCGTTCACCCCGCACCTGCTGAGCCGGGGCGCGGGCACCATCATCCCGGTGAGCTCCGGCATCGGCTTCCTGCCGTTCCCGCTCATGGCCAGCTACGGCGCCTCCAAGGCCGCTGTGCACGCCTACTCGGAGGCCCTGCGCGCGCAACTGCTGGGCACCGGCGTCGAGGTGGCCGAACTGGTGCCGCCGGCGGTCGCCACCCGGATCGGCTCGTCGAACCCGCACGCGCTGGACCTGGAAGACTTCCTCGACGAGGTGATGGACCTGCTGCGGGAGAACCCGACGCCGCCCGAGATCCTGGTGCGGGGCGTGCTCATGCACCGCTGGGCGGAACGCGACGGCACGTACGCCGGCCTGGTCGAGCAGCGCTCAGCCGCGCTCGCCACCCTGCCGGGCCGCACCGCCGGCTGA
- a CDS encoding metallophosphoesterase family protein, whose product MTDAKHTPLTVAEYTEWNTGQLDRRRVSRRSALKAGAAALAVAQFRLADAAFAAGGGTAGTAGVVVAGRHLSFVPGKDGVPEPGMAVSAQLVSRTGRLPGNLRAYVEVGAAPGQYGTRTGAAIEHLVGQYAIPGGPIGSQFYLKATIEGLRPGGIYYYRIRLSDGTVSGDAHFTAAAELGAQQPFTFTAFADVGTSTAPTDPAHAWGKDPSVVRKAGGKWPSGIFDNLYEDDDPIAGRTGTDRRPALTQTNLMASQNPVFTLLAGDICYANPSGSGLPADDSKALAGLAPHGRNRYNPYVWDVFLNQIEPQAAFTPWMFATGNHDMEPLYGKTRFLGDSATHGYGGLVQRLDMPVNGPGGCPSVYRFVYGNVGVISIDANDLSAEIQTNTGYSGGAQLAWVKQTLKQWRTDPFYASKVDFIVAFFHHCAYSTAHNHASDGGVRSALDPLFSRYQVDLAVQGHNHLMERTDPIKNGRRTRSAPDGSTIRPADDGVTYICVGSGGAPRYPFRAKPGADAPPPPGVTPAGAQKLPEGQRYRDYQPPGGPDTRENNTENIVNGYVWSKAGTGLAPAGHPRGSRVAEEVDWSQVRYDAYAFIAVDVVPAAAGQRTTMTIRTLADALPGSRTPYTEIDRITLARTAGLNLISAAGQPGAITVAGSSG is encoded by the coding sequence GTGACCGATGCCAAGCACACGCCGCTGACGGTGGCCGAGTACACCGAATGGAACACCGGGCAGCTCGATCGGCGCCGGGTCAGCCGCCGCTCCGCGCTCAAGGCCGGCGCCGCCGCGCTGGCGGTCGCCCAGTTCCGGCTGGCCGATGCCGCTTTCGCCGCCGGTGGAGGCACTGCGGGAACGGCGGGTGTCGTGGTGGCGGGGCGCCATTTGTCGTTCGTACCGGGAAAGGACGGCGTGCCCGAACCCGGCATGGCCGTCTCCGCCCAACTGGTCAGCAGGACCGGCCGGTTGCCCGGCAATCTACGGGCCTATGTCGAGGTCGGTGCCGCACCCGGGCAATACGGTACGCGCACCGGCGCGGCCATCGAGCACCTCGTCGGTCAGTACGCCATTCCGGGCGGCCCGATCGGCAGCCAGTTCTATCTCAAGGCGACGATCGAGGGTCTGCGCCCCGGCGGGATCTACTATTACCGGATCCGGCTCAGCGACGGCACGGTCAGCGGCGACGCCCATTTCACGGCCGCTGCCGAGCTCGGTGCACAGCAGCCGTTCACCTTCACCGCGTTCGCCGATGTCGGCACCAGCACGGCGCCCACCGATCCCGCCCATGCGTGGGGCAAGGACCCGTCGGTGGTGCGGAAAGCGGGCGGGAAATGGCCCTCCGGGATCTTCGACAATCTGTACGAGGACGACGACCCGATCGCCGGCCGCACGGGCACCGACCGCCGGCCGGCCCTGACCCAGACAAATCTGATGGCGTCGCAGAACCCGGTTTTCACCCTGCTCGCCGGCGACATCTGTTACGCCAACCCGAGCGGCTCCGGGCTGCCCGCCGACGACTCGAAGGCGCTGGCCGGGCTCGCTCCGCACGGGCGTAACCGGTACAACCCGTACGTCTGGGACGTGTTCCTCAACCAGATCGAGCCGCAAGCCGCGTTCACGCCGTGGATGTTCGCCACCGGCAACCACGACATGGAGCCGCTCTACGGCAAAACGCGCTTCCTGGGCGACAGCGCGACGCACGGTTACGGCGGTCTGGTCCAGCGTCTCGACATGCCCGTGAACGGTCCCGGCGGCTGCCCCTCGGTCTACCGTTTCGTGTACGGCAACGTGGGTGTGATCTCCATCGACGCCAACGATCTGTCAGCCGAGATCCAGACGAACACCGGCTATTCCGGTGGCGCCCAGCTGGCCTGGGTGAAGCAGACGTTGAAGCAGTGGCGCACCGACCCGTTCTACGCGAGCAAGGTCGATTTCATCGTCGCCTTCTTCCATCACTGCGCCTATTCGACAGCGCACAACCACGCCTCCGACGGCGGTGTGCGATCGGCGCTGGACCCGTTGTTCAGCAGGTACCAGGTCGATCTCGCGGTGCAGGGGCACAACCACCTGATGGAGCGCACCGACCCGATCAAGAACGGGCGGCGGACCCGGAGCGCGCCGGACGGTTCGACCATCCGCCCGGCCGATGACGGGGTGACGTACATCTGCGTCGGGTCCGGAGGTGCACCCCGTTACCCATTCCGCGCGAAACCGGGTGCTGACGCCCCGCCGCCGCCCGGAGTCACACCGGCGGGCGCGCAGAAACTGCCCGAGGGTCAGCGGTACCGCGACTATCAGCCACCCGGCGGCCCCGACACGCGGGAGAACAACACCGAGAACATCGTCAACGGGTACGTCTGGTCGAAGGCGGGCACCGGGCTCGCGCCGGCCGGGCACCCGCGGGGCAGCCGGGTCGCCGAGGAGGTGGACTGGTCGCAGGTGCGCTACGACGCCTACGCCTTCATCGCGGTGGACGTGGTGCCCGCCGCGGCCGGGCAACGCACCACGATGACGATCCGGACCCTGGCCGACGCCCTGCCCGGCAGCCGGACGCCGTACACCGAGATCGACCGGATCACCCTGGCCCGCACCGCCGGGCTCAACCTGATCAGCGCCGCCGGTCAGCCCGGCGCGATCACGGTGGCGGGGTCGAGCGGGTGA
- a CDS encoding response regulator transcription factor, which produces MDVRMPRLDGLAATRRICADPALAGTRVLVLSMFALDEYVYEALHAGASGFLLKDARPEELADAVRCTRDGESLFAPAILTRLVAHFIAAPRPGRVAPVLRRLTAREVDVLTLIGTGLSDDEIATALVIAVKTVKSHITHLLAKLAVRDRAQLVIAAYDAGLVRPRD; this is translated from the coding sequence ATGGACGTGCGGATGCCCCGGCTCGACGGACTGGCGGCAACCCGGCGCATCTGCGCCGACCCGGCCCTGGCCGGCACCCGGGTGCTGGTGCTGAGCATGTTCGCGCTGGACGAGTACGTGTACGAGGCGCTGCACGCGGGCGCGTCCGGCTTCCTGCTCAAGGATGCCCGTCCCGAGGAACTCGCCGACGCGGTCCGGTGCACCCGCGACGGCGAGTCGCTGTTCGCGCCGGCGATCCTGACCCGGCTGGTCGCGCACTTCATCGCCGCGCCCCGGCCCGGGCGGGTGGCCCCGGTGCTGCGCCGGCTGACCGCCCGCGAGGTCGACGTGCTGACCCTGATCGGCACCGGGCTGTCCGACGACGAGATCGCGACCGCCCTGGTGATCGCGGTCAAGACGGTCAAGTCGCACATCACCCACCTGCTGGCCAAGCTGGCCGTCCGCGACCGTGCCCAGCTGGTGATCGCCGCCTACGACGCCGGCCTGGTGCGCCCGCGCGACTGA
- a CDS encoding bifunctional diguanylate cyclase/phosphodiesterase, translating to MYRIVGRKQLDDHEAEYWARQVRVGSCIAGVITIVGGLRVALDWAAADRWWLIPVLAAGLVQVSLVALPWNRYVRRLGTRRLLVGWWVAELPVLYAFAQRDSDGLLVYTSGVSLVLVLAAALFSPTVVVGLGVLSLAGFLALLPFESNLEIIGTFGLLAILTSIVGVNAIIAHNRGRLDARRRAAERRLSHQAFTDALTGLANRARFQQQLADTIAARPGRPVTVLLVDLDDFKDINDDLGHSIGDELLITVTQRLQEQVRPGAVLARLGGDEFALLLRDTGADECAALAQRLLAGIARPVRLASRDLHPTASIGIAVGTEHLLRNADLAMYAAKRNGRNAYAVYDPAMYATVLQEAQQRTEMEQALREQQFVLHYQPVVDLTTGRVAGVEALVRWQHPEHGLLSPAHFIQHAESTGLIVPLGTWVLQEACRQLAHWQRTLPATAGLRMNVNLSIRQFQHAGLVDDVAVALRDTGIDPAALTLEITESMLVDDIDAALDVLRALRRLGVRLAIDDFGTGYSSLSYLQTLPVDTIKVDRSFVEHLDSRADSVALVEAIVHLGRALGLHTVAEGIETSAQQAVLTRLGCDYGQGYLFGKPAEPDVVGMVISDAVAVAGAPAPSLD from the coding sequence ATGTACCGGATCGTGGGGCGCAAGCAGCTGGACGATCACGAGGCCGAGTACTGGGCCCGGCAGGTCCGCGTGGGCTCCTGCATCGCCGGCGTCATCACCATCGTCGGCGGGCTGCGGGTCGCTCTCGACTGGGCCGCCGCGGACCGCTGGTGGCTGATCCCCGTGCTGGCCGCGGGGCTCGTCCAGGTCTCACTGGTCGCGCTGCCGTGGAACCGTTACGTGCGCCGGCTGGGCACCCGCCGGCTGCTGGTCGGCTGGTGGGTGGCCGAGCTGCCGGTGCTCTACGCGTTCGCCCAGCGCGACTCCGACGGGCTGCTGGTCTACACCTCGGGCGTGAGCCTGGTGCTGGTGCTCGCGGCCGCGCTGTTCTCCCCGACGGTGGTGGTCGGCCTGGGGGTGCTGTCGCTCGCCGGCTTCCTGGCGCTGCTGCCGTTCGAGTCGAACCTGGAGATCATCGGCACCTTCGGGTTGCTGGCCATCCTGACCAGCATCGTCGGCGTCAACGCGATCATCGCGCACAACCGCGGCCGGCTGGACGCCCGCCGCCGCGCGGCCGAGCGCCGGCTGAGCCACCAGGCGTTCACCGACGCGCTCACCGGGCTGGCCAACCGGGCGCGGTTCCAGCAGCAGCTGGCCGACACCATCGCCGCCCGCCCCGGCCGGCCGGTCACCGTGCTGCTGGTCGACCTGGACGACTTCAAGGACATCAACGACGACCTGGGCCACAGCATCGGTGACGAACTGCTGATCACGGTGACCCAGCGGCTGCAGGAGCAGGTGCGCCCGGGTGCCGTGCTGGCCCGGCTCGGCGGCGACGAGTTCGCGCTGCTGCTGCGGGACACCGGCGCCGACGAGTGCGCCGCGCTGGCCCAGCGGCTGCTCGCCGGGATCGCCCGCCCGGTCCGGCTGGCCAGCCGTGACCTGCACCCGACGGCCAGCATCGGCATCGCCGTCGGCACCGAGCACCTGCTGCGCAACGCCGACCTGGCGATGTATGCCGCCAAGCGCAACGGCCGCAACGCTTACGCCGTGTACGACCCGGCGATGTACGCCACCGTGCTGCAGGAGGCCCAGCAGCGTACGGAGATGGAACAGGCGCTGCGGGAGCAGCAGTTCGTGCTGCACTACCAGCCCGTCGTGGACCTGACCACCGGCCGGGTGGCCGGGGTGGAGGCGCTGGTCCGCTGGCAGCACCCGGAGCACGGGCTGCTCAGCCCGGCACACTTCATCCAGCACGCCGAGAGCACCGGCCTGATCGTGCCGTTGGGCACCTGGGTGCTGCAGGAAGCCTGCCGGCAGCTGGCCCATTGGCAGCGCACCCTGCCGGCCACCGCCGGGCTGCGGATGAACGTCAACCTGTCGATCCGGCAGTTCCAGCACGCCGGGCTGGTCGACGACGTGGCCGTGGCGCTGCGCGACACCGGTATCGACCCCGCCGCCCTGACCCTGGAGATCACCGAGTCCATGCTGGTGGACGACATCGACGCGGCCCTGGACGTGCTGCGGGCGCTGCGGCGCCTCGGCGTGCGTCTGGCCATCGACGACTTCGGTACGGGCTACTCGTCGCTGAGCTATCTGCAGACGCTGCCCGTCGACACGATCAAGGTCGACCGCTCGTTCGTCGAGCACCTCGACAGCCGGGCCGACAGTGTCGCCCTCGTCGAGGCGATTGTGCACCTGGGCCGGGCGCTGGGGCTGCACACGGTTGCCGAGGGCATCGAGACCAGCGCGCAGCAGGCCGTGCTGACCCGGCTCGGCTGCGACTACGGCCAGGGCTACCTGTTCGGCAAGCCGGCCGAACCGGACGTCGTCGGCATGGTGATCAGCGACGCGGTCGCGGTGGCGGGCGCCCCGGCGCCGTCCCTCGACTGA
- a CDS encoding polysaccharide deacetylase family protein — MITVSRRHLLGAGTVAGVLALAGSTSTGSARPGRPVATATPRPSAPPSHPAAKPAALKPLAHPVFTLADYRRAVGGSAFPSDAVALTIDDGPHPVWTPKILRLLAKHHVPATFCMIGNQVLGHETVARAVVRDGHRLANHTWSHPTHLGKKNAHTVAKELTRAQEKIHDTTGEAPTLFRSPGGDWSPALLRNAAQHRLIPLDWSDDPRDWSRPGVAAISRRLLKARPGQILLCHDGGGDRSQTYTALSTVIPALKARGYRFVSLDPRS, encoded by the coding sequence ATGATCACTGTGTCCCGGCGGCACCTGCTGGGTGCCGGAACCGTCGCCGGCGTACTCGCCCTGGCCGGCTCGACGTCCACGGGATCGGCACGGCCCGGCCGGCCGGTCGCCACGGCGACGCCCCGGCCGTCCGCGCCGCCCTCGCACCCCGCGGCGAAACCGGCGGCGCTCAAGCCGCTGGCGCACCCGGTGTTCACGCTGGCCGACTACCGGCGCGCGGTCGGCGGCAGCGCGTTCCCCAGCGACGCGGTCGCGCTGACCATCGACGACGGGCCGCATCCGGTGTGGACGCCCAAGATCCTGCGGCTGCTGGCCAAGCATCATGTGCCCGCGACGTTCTGCATGATCGGCAACCAGGTGCTCGGGCACGAGACGGTGGCGCGGGCGGTGGTCCGCGACGGGCACCGGCTGGCCAACCACACCTGGAGCCACCCCACCCACCTGGGGAAGAAGAACGCGCACACCGTCGCCAAGGAGCTCACCCGGGCACAGGAGAAGATCCACGACACCACCGGGGAGGCACCGACGCTGTTCCGCTCCCCCGGCGGCGACTGGTCACCGGCGTTGCTGCGCAACGCCGCCCAGCACCGGCTCATCCCGCTGGACTGGAGCGACGACCCGCGGGACTGGTCGCGGCCCGGCGTCGCCGCGATCTCCCGGCGGCTGCTCAAGGCCCGGCCCGGGCAGATCCTGCTGTGCCACGACGGCGGGGGCGACCGGTCGCAGACCTACACCGCACTGTCCACGGTGATCCCCGCGCTGAAGGCCCGCGGATACCGGTTCGTGTCGCTCGACCCGAGATCGTAG
- a CDS encoding helix-turn-helix domain-containing protein, with protein MTSDDEANRLGRYLRARRELITPGQAGIPAGANRRVRGLRREEVALLAGISADYYLRLERGRDRNPSPQVLEALARVLRLDDVETTYLQGLTRTKPRVRPKRRAERVPPRLHHLLATVGVPAFVEGRSFDVLASNALAVALSPRLRPGENRLRSLLLDPEEQAFHTDWEAATAGFVAAFRRAVGDDTDDARVIELVGELSLASERFRRLWARHDVRELAGGSITVNHPVVGELRLNRDKLPVGELILVVYYPDEHSGSAEKLRLLSALVPGT; from the coding sequence ATGACCAGCGACGACGAGGCGAACCGGCTCGGGCGGTACCTGCGGGCCCGGCGCGAGCTGATCACGCCCGGGCAGGCGGGCATCCCGGCCGGGGCCAACCGGCGGGTGCGGGGGTTGCGCCGCGAGGAGGTGGCCCTGCTCGCCGGGATCAGCGCGGACTACTACCTGCGCCTCGAGCGGGGCCGGGACCGCAACCCGTCGCCGCAGGTGCTCGAGGCGCTGGCCCGGGTGCTGCGCCTGGACGACGTCGAGACGACCTACCTGCAGGGCCTGACCAGGACCAAGCCGCGGGTACGGCCGAAGCGGCGCGCCGAGCGGGTGCCGCCCCGGCTGCACCACCTGCTGGCCACGGTGGGCGTACCGGCGTTCGTGGAGGGCCGCTCGTTCGACGTGCTGGCCTCCAACGCGCTCGCCGTCGCGCTGTCGCCGCGGCTGCGCCCGGGGGAGAACAGGTTGCGCTCGCTGCTGCTCGACCCCGAGGAGCAGGCGTTCCACACCGACTGGGAAGCGGCCACCGCGGGCTTCGTCGCGGCGTTCCGCAGGGCTGTCGGCGATGACACGGACGACGCCCGGGTGATCGAGCTGGTCGGTGAGCTGTCGCTGGCCAGCGAGCGGTTCCGGCGGTTGTGGGCCCGGCACGACGTCCGGGAGCTGGCCGGCGGCTCGATCACGGTGAACCACCCGGTGGTGGGGGAGCTGCGGCTCAACCGCGACAAGCTGCCGGTCGGCGAGCTGATCCTGGTGGTGTACTACCCGGACGAGCACAGCGGGAGCGCCGAGAAGCTGCGGCTGCTGTCGGCGCTGGTGCCCGGCACCTGA
- a CDS encoding trypsin-like serine protease produces MDERRGARRLALLCLTVFALLLAHPAGAQAIAHGETVADGEYPFAVKLTMTAIPETGGGVRDSSCSGALISPRWVLTAGHCFRDENRRRVSRTVAARTTATVARTDLTSDAGSVRTVIGVRQSSTADIALAQLDKPVTDVPPVRLSRSAPGRGERVRLLGYGLTSGTATREPDRLHTGQFTVTSVDDTTLGLTGTAPRADTSACPHDSGGPYFTERGGTPVVVAVVSKGPTCPHTGPDLGGRIDTAAGWIQSVIGADAKPSPRATGKKRKPASKPAPSRAAAPPPAEPGPSYPMVAAGVGASATGLVIIAVAFRRRPRRSRGGHRR; encoded by the coding sequence ATGGACGAGCGACGGGGAGCGCGCCGGCTGGCACTGCTGTGCCTGACGGTGTTCGCGCTGCTGCTCGCGCACCCGGCGGGCGCCCAGGCCATCGCCCACGGGGAAACCGTCGCCGACGGCGAGTACCCCTTCGCCGTCAAGCTGACCATGACCGCGATCCCGGAGACCGGCGGCGGCGTGCGCGACAGTTCCTGCTCCGGCGCGTTGATCTCACCCCGGTGGGTGCTCACGGCCGGGCACTGCTTCCGCGACGAGAACCGCCGGCGGGTTTCCCGTACGGTCGCCGCCCGCACCACCGCCACGGTCGCCCGCACCGACCTGACCAGCGACGCCGGTTCCGTTCGTACGGTGATCGGGGTGCGCCAGAGCAGCACCGCCGACATCGCCCTCGCCCAGCTCGACAAGCCGGTCACCGACGTGCCGCCGGTCCGCCTCAGCCGTAGCGCACCCGGCCGCGGTGAACGGGTGCGGCTGCTCGGCTACGGGCTGACCAGCGGCACCGCGACCCGCGAACCGGACCGTCTGCACACCGGCCAGTTCACCGTCACCTCGGTGGACGACACCACGCTGGGCCTGACCGGCACGGCCCCGCGCGCCGACACCAGCGCCTGCCCGCACGACTCGGGCGGCCCGTACTTCACCGAACGCGGCGGCACCCCGGTCGTCGTCGCCGTGGTGAGCAAGGGCCCGACCTGCCCGCACACCGGCCCCGACCTGGGCGGCCGGATCGACACCGCGGCCGGCTGGATCCAGTCGGTGATCGGCGCCGACGCCAAGCCGTCGCCCCGGGCCACGGGCAAGAAGCGCAAGCCGGCATCGAAGCCCGCGCCCTCCCGCGCCGCCGCGCCGCCTCCCGCGGAGCCCGGCCCGTCCTACCCGATGGTCGCGGCGGGCGTGGGCGCCTCCGCCACCGGCCTGGTGATCATCGCCGTGGCATTCCGCCGCCGCCCACGCCGCTCCCGCGGCGGCCACCGCCGCTGA
- a CDS encoding ATP-binding protein, translated as MAIPPDGHPDPAVLLAVTFTLAQIDDVRRRVRALSAGFGLAGDELTDWVMAINELTTNAVRHGSTTAHLTLRCGAELTCEVRDEGTGFDPARFFGRTVRPQLTESGGMGLWLVERTTRVLSVTSGPGGTTVSVAALVSPGVPAQPA; from the coding sequence ATGGCGATACCGCCCGATGGCCATCCGGACCCCGCCGTCCTGCTGGCCGTGACGTTCACACTGGCGCAGATCGACGATGTGCGCCGCCGGGTGCGGGCGTTGTCGGCCGGGTTCGGCCTGGCCGGTGATGAGCTCACCGACTGGGTGATGGCGATCAACGAGCTGACCACGAACGCGGTGCGGCACGGCAGCACGACGGCACATCTCACGCTGCGCTGCGGCGCCGAGCTGACCTGCGAGGTCCGCGACGAGGGCACCGGCTTCGACCCCGCCCGCTTCTTCGGCCGCACGGTACGGCCACAGCTCACCGAATCCGGCGGCATGGGTCTGTGGCTGGTCGAGCGCACCACCCGGGTGCTGTCGGTGACCTCCGGCCCCGGCGGCACCACGGTGTCGGTGGCCGCCCTGGTCAGCCCCGGCGTGCCGGCCCAGCCCGCCTGA